Proteins from a genomic interval of Chelonoidis abingdonii isolate Lonesome George chromosome 7, CheloAbing_2.0, whole genome shotgun sequence:
- the LMO4 gene encoding LIM domain transcription factor LMO4 — protein sequence MVNPGSSSQPPPVTAGSLSWKRCAGCGGKIADRFLLYAMDSYWHSRCLKCSCCQAQLGDIGTSCYTKSGMILCRNDYIRLFGNSGACSACGQSIPASELVMRAQGNVYHLKCFTCSTCRNRLVPGDRFHYINGSLFCEHDRPTALINGHLNSLQSNPLLPDQKVC from the exons ATGGTGAACCCGGGCAGCAGCTCGCAACCTCCCCCGGTCACTGCTGGCTCCCTCTCGTGGAAAAGATGCGCAGGCTGCGGGGGGAAGATCGCGGATCGCTTCTTGCTCTACGCCATGGACAGCTACTGGCACAGCCGATGCCTGAAGTGCTCCTGCTGCCAGGCTCAGCTTGGGGACATCGGCACCTCCTGTTACACCAAGAGCGGTATGATCCTGTGCAGAAACGACTACatcag GTTATTTGGAAATAGTGGTGCTTGCAGCGCTTGTGGACAGTCAATTCCTGCTAGTGAGCTGGTCATGAGGGCACAAGGCAATGTCTATCATCTTAAG TGTTTTACATGCTCTACCTGCCGGAATCGCCTGGTCCCTGGAGATCGGTTTCACTACATCAATGGCAGTTTATTTTGTGAACATGATAGACCTACAGCTCTCATCAATGGCCATTTGAATTCACTTCAGAGCAATCCACTACTGCCAGACCAGAAG